In Methanosarcina barkeri MS, a single window of DNA contains:
- a CDS encoding HemK2/MTQ2 family protein methyltransferase — MVEIEYRKARIKLGDTDLVYEPAEDSFLLADAVLKEAKPGMRILEIGTGSGFVSAVLLANLKRICLVATEINPHAARCAKVNGVEVIRTDLFRGIKSKNPDILFDLILFNPPYLPTSEEEKVPGWLNYAFDGGISGRDTLNMFLDEIRNYLKPEGEILVLISSITGLDAVKEKMIDMGFVVDVVARKKVSFEELMVVRGKLL, encoded by the coding sequence ATGGTTGAAATCGAATACAGAAAAGCTCGGATTAAGCTCGGGGACACGGACCTTGTCTATGAGCCTGCAGAAGATTCTTTTTTACTTGCCGACGCAGTCCTTAAAGAGGCAAAGCCAGGCATGCGCATTCTTGAAATCGGAACAGGATCGGGTTTTGTATCTGCTGTACTTCTTGCAAACCTGAAAAGGATTTGTCTGGTCGCTACGGAAATTAACCCCCATGCCGCTCGCTGTGCAAAAGTAAATGGCGTGGAGGTTATTCGTACTGATCTTTTTAGAGGAATAAAGTCCAAAAATCCTGATATTCTTTTTGACCTTATTCTCTTTAATCCGCCCTATCTCCCGACTTCTGAGGAAGAAAAGGTTCCTGGCTGGCTGAATTATGCTTTTGATGGTGGAATTAGCGGAAGAGACACTCTTAACATGTTCCTAGATGAAATAAGAAATTATCTCAAGCCAGAAGGAGAAATTCTTGTGCTTATCTCTTCTATTACAGGGCTGGATGCCGTTAAGGAGAAAATGATAGATATGGGGTTTGTGGTTGATGTTGTGGCAAGAAAAAAGGTTTCTTTTGAGGAGTTAATGGTTGTTAGAGGAAAACTTTTGTGA
- a CDS encoding ATP-binding cassette domain-containing protein — protein MGPNGAGKTTTIRILSGVSRPTSGTAAIFGHDIEHGTIAARQSMGIVYENSNVYDDLTAWQKMVLSDELYHVGRK, from the coding sequence TTGGGTCCCAACGGCGCTGGCAAGACCACTACCATTCGTATTTTGTCCGGAGTTTCAAGACCGACGTCGGGAACTGCAGCTATTTTTGGCCATGATATTGAGCACGGCACTATTGCCGCACGGCAGTCAATGGGCATAGTGTACGAAAATTCAAATGTTTATGACGACCTTACTGCATGGCAGAAAATGGTGCTTTCCGACGAACTCTACCATGTGGGGCGGAAATAA
- a CDS encoding AI-2E family transporter: protein MKINRISVPAEILVYSTFAVILTIGMREISSILTTVFFSIFVALILTPPVRWFNRKGIPGVLSVLLVILLLTLIISLFGAVVVGAAIQIGNQLPNYQSQLAEILDKLSPYLPSTEELSLQSILRGIASLAVSLTVSALNGLINAGTTVGIIIVTAAFLLLGAAGAQEKTEQKAEEQLALESRLNKFGKGLIEFIVIRTEVNLVTAIGIAVILLIGGIDFAVFWGIMAFFLGYIPYIGLALTTIPPAFFGLLQYGLVGALAVIIAISIVNALTENVIFPSLAGKGLKLSPAIVFLSLLYWNYVFGATGMLLATPLTMILKIILESFNETRWLAGFMGPVGNEAEAKESTGQEKEN, encoded by the coding sequence ATGAAAATAAATAGAATCTCGGTACCTGCTGAGATTTTAGTGTACAGTACTTTTGCTGTTATCCTGACAATAGGAATGAGGGAAATATCCTCTATACTCACAACCGTATTTTTCTCAATCTTCGTTGCACTGATACTTACCCCACCTGTCCGCTGGTTCAATCGAAAAGGTATTCCAGGAGTACTGAGTGTGCTTCTGGTAATTTTATTATTAACCCTAATTATCTCGCTTTTCGGGGCAGTGGTTGTAGGAGCTGCAATCCAGATTGGAAACCAACTTCCAAACTATCAGAGTCAGTTGGCAGAGATCCTGGACAAACTGTCACCATATCTTCCATCTACCGAAGAACTATCCCTGCAGTCTATTCTTCGTGGTATTGCATCACTTGCAGTTAGCCTCACGGTAAGCGCCCTTAACGGACTCATAAATGCCGGGACAACAGTTGGAATAATCATAGTCACAGCAGCATTTTTGCTGCTGGGTGCTGCCGGAGCTCAGGAAAAAACAGAACAAAAGGCTGAAGAACAGCTCGCACTCGAATCACGTCTGAATAAATTTGGTAAGGGTCTGATAGAGTTTATTGTTATAAGAACAGAAGTAAATCTTGTTACAGCCATTGGAATTGCAGTTATTCTCCTTATAGGAGGCATCGACTTTGCGGTTTTCTGGGGCATCATGGCATTTTTTCTAGGTTATATTCCTTACATAGGTCTGGCTTTAACTACAATCCCACCTGCGTTCTTCGGGCTTCTCCAGTATGGGCTTGTAGGGGCTCTGGCTGTTATTATCGCTATCTCGATAGTCAATGCACTCACGGAAAACGTAATCTTTCCTTCACTCGCAGGAAAAGGCTTGAAACTATCTCCAGCTATTGTATTTCTGTCCCTTCTCTACTGGAATTATGTGTTTGGAGCTACAGGAATGCTGCTTGCCACGCCTCTTACCATGATTTTGAAGATCATCCTGGAGAGTTTTAATGAAACCAGATGGCTTGCCGGATTTATGGGCCCGGTAGGAAACGAAGCAGAAGCTAAGGAAAGTACAGGGCAGGAAAAAGAAAATTAA
- the tatC gene encoding Sec-independent protein translocase TatC encodes MSEAIENLSVILLTLRNKLLVIFGVFTAGIILSFQFTGPIIEKMKVDLLPEGAKLVYVSPLEVMMLKLKLSIIIGVLLILPIIAFYAYRAISKRYSIKVPVSIGKGQFTVLSLAVIVMFILGASYAYFIMLPLFLKYLYMDAAGSGVTATYSIFKFISFAASCTAIFGVIFELPIVLTFLTRNGYVKYSTLATYRKHIYILFLVVGAIITPPDVFSQIMVAVPMVVFFEISMVVVRLVGVKNRLPKSDPSATAFGITRKN; translated from the coding sequence ATGTCTGAAGCCATTGAAAACCTCAGTGTAATCCTGCTGACCCTGCGAAATAAGTTACTTGTGATTTTCGGGGTTTTTACTGCAGGCATTATTCTCTCTTTCCAGTTTACAGGTCCTATAATTGAGAAAATGAAAGTTGACCTTCTGCCCGAGGGCGCAAAGCTGGTTTATGTGTCTCCTCTTGAAGTAATGATGCTGAAGCTAAAGCTCTCTATTATAATAGGAGTGCTCCTTATCCTGCCTATTATTGCATTCTATGCTTATAGGGCTATCTCGAAACGGTACTCAATTAAAGTTCCAGTATCTATTGGAAAGGGGCAGTTTACCGTTCTGAGTTTAGCGGTCATTGTCATGTTTATTCTTGGGGCTTCATACGCTTACTTTATTATGTTGCCTCTCTTTCTGAAATACCTTTACATGGATGCAGCAGGCTCAGGAGTGACTGCAACTTATTCGATCTTTAAGTTTATTTCATTTGCAGCTTCATGCACGGCAATCTTTGGTGTGATCTTCGAACTTCCAATAGTTCTTACTTTCTTGACCCGTAACGGATATGTAAAATATAGTACTCTTGCGACCTACCGCAAGCATATATACATTCTGTTCTTAGTCGTAGGAGCTATTATCACTCCTCCCGATGTTTTCAGTCAGATAATGGTTGCCGTGCCTATGGTGGTTTTCTTTGAGATCAGTATGGTGGTTGTGCGGTTAGTTGGAGTAAAGAACCGACTTCCCAAGTCTGATCCTTCAGCAACTGCTTTTGGAATTACAAGAAAAAACTAA
- a CDS encoding AI-2E family transporter has protein sequence MDIENQSIPARILLYSTAAVILTIGMREIASILTVFFFSVFIALILTPLVRWLKKKGIPGVLSVFLVILLFAFIVLILGLIVASAAIQFGSQIPLYQNQLIEFMSNLAKYIPSYDGFSVQSIIRGIVSITVSFVVNIVNGLVNTGTTVGIIILTTAFMLIEAANVPNKINEKIEKQSELQLRLSIFGRKLVKFIVIRAEINLITAVAITITFLIGGIDYAILWGVFIFILSYIPYIGLVVASIPPIVIALFKYGPLGALAVIVVITAVDGITENVLFPSLMGKGLQLSPAFLFLALIYWNFVLGGAGALLSIPLTMALKIMLESFDETKWMARLMDPPGDIE, from the coding sequence ATGGATATAGAGAATCAGTCGATACCAGCTAGGATTTTACTTTACAGTACAGCTGCGGTTATCCTGACTATTGGAATGCGAGAGATTGCTTCAATACTTACAGTCTTCTTTTTCTCTGTATTTATCGCACTGATCTTAACTCCGCTTGTCCGATGGCTTAAGAAAAAAGGAATCCCCGGGGTACTGAGTGTCTTTCTGGTAATTCTTTTATTCGCCTTCATTGTCCTGATTCTTGGGTTAATAGTTGCCAGTGCGGCAATCCAATTTGGAAGCCAGATCCCGCTATATCAAAATCAGTTAATTGAATTCATGAGTAATCTTGCAAAATATATCCCTTCATATGACGGTTTTTCCGTGCAGTCGATTATTCGTGGCATCGTATCAATTACGGTTTCATTTGTTGTAAACATTGTTAATGGACTTGTAAATACTGGGACAACAGTTGGAATTATCATACTCACGACGGCCTTTATGTTAATAGAGGCTGCAAATGTTCCTAATAAAATAAATGAGAAAATTGAAAAGCAATCTGAACTCCAATTGAGGTTAAGTATCTTTGGCAGGAAGTTAGTAAAATTTATTGTTATAAGAGCTGAAATAAATCTTATCACAGCCGTTGCAATTACTATTACTTTCCTTATCGGTGGGATCGACTATGCGATTCTCTGGGGAGTTTTTATATTCATTCTTAGTTACATCCCCTATATTGGTCTTGTTGTAGCTTCCATCCCTCCCATAGTGATTGCGCTTTTTAAGTATGGGCCTTTAGGTGCTCTTGCAGTCATTGTTGTTATCACTGCTGTCGATGGGATTACAGAAAATGTCCTTTTTCCTTCACTTATGGGAAAAGGCCTGCAGTTATCTCCAGCCTTTTTATTTCTTGCCCTAATCTACTGGAATTTTGTACTCGGAGGCGCAGGTGCATTGCTTTCCATACCTCTTACAATGGCTTTGAAAATCATGCTTGAGAGTTTTGATGAAACAAAATGGATGGCCAGATTAATGGATCCACCAGGAGATATAGAGTAA
- a CDS encoding TIGR00341 family protein — protein sequence MIARAENLAPETSTYLSFLVLSTIIATGGLLLDSAATIIGAMVVAPLMGPAITASVVTVLDDRKLASRGIKMQIGGLLLAIAVGTLIGMLLKESILLLPVLDIREISQIAERTSPNFLSLFLALGLGIAGAISIIRNAGSAFVGVAIAIALVPPAATSGWVLPLVAVAAAVLVLVNLLAVNVSALIMFWVSGFRPVEKEAVVHARSSVISHVALLVIAIASLSVALGLVTYSSFQTILVEQEINGE from the coding sequence TTGATTGCACGTGCAGAGAACCTAGCACCTGAAACTTCTACTTATCTCTCGTTTCTTGTTCTGAGCACGATTATTGCAACTGGAGGACTCTTGCTTGATTCGGCTGCAACAATCATCGGAGCAATGGTCGTGGCTCCACTTATGGGACCTGCAATTACTGCAAGTGTAGTCACTGTTCTTGATGACAGAAAACTTGCGTCTCGAGGAATTAAGATGCAGATTGGAGGGCTTCTGCTCGCAATTGCAGTGGGTACCCTTATCGGCATGCTTCTTAAAGAATCAATACTTTTGCTACCTGTCCTCGATATCCGAGAAATATCCCAGATAGCCGAGAGGACCAGCCCTAATTTCCTTTCTCTTTTCCTTGCTCTGGGATTGGGTATAGCAGGAGCTATCAGTATTATCCGGAATGCAGGGTCTGCCTTTGTGGGTGTCGCAATTGCAATTGCTCTCGTTCCACCAGCTGCAACGTCAGGGTGGGTACTACCCTTAGTAGCAGTTGCAGCTGCCGTTCTCGTGCTTGTTAACCTTCTTGCTGTCAATGTATCAGCTCTCATAATGTTCTGGGTTTCCGGGTTTCGTCCGGTAGAGAAAGAAGCAGTTGTACATGCCCGTTCTTCTGTGATCTCGCATGTAGCTTTACTTGTCATTGCAATTGCCTCACTCTCTGTAGCTCTTGGGCTTGTTACTTATTCTTCTTTTCAGACAATTCTTGTTGAGCAGGAGATTAATGGAGAATGA
- a CDS encoding ATP-binding cassette domain-containing protein, with product MFMTTLLHGRKWCFPTNSTMWGGNKEKTRQRNCSKSLNYTTGATTKLTFFSKGMKRRLTLAMGLVNSPRLLFMDEPTSGLDVNTQDWQADLNGVASYLWK from the coding sequence ATGTTTATGACGACCTTACTGCATGGCAGAAAATGGTGCTTTCCGACGAACTCTACCATGTGGGGCGGAAATAAAGAGAAAACGAGGCAGAGGAACTGCTCAAAAAGTTTAAATTATACAACCGGCGCAACGACAAAACTCACGTTTTTTTCAAAGGGGATGAAACGACGTCTTACGCTTGCAATGGGACTGGTTAATAGTCCACGTTTGCTGTTTATGGATGAACCAACCTCAGGTCTCGATGTCAATACCCAGGATTGGCAGGCAGATCTCAATGGTGTCGCCTCTTACCTGTGGAAATGA
- the rsmA gene encoding 16S rRNA (adenine(1518)-N(6)/adenine(1519)-N(6))-dimethyltransferase RsmA, which yields MYSIYYSIYSGGFSLVRSLLKKYNIKGGTFDQHFLVDAGYLDRIVAAAELGPEDVVLEIGAGIGNLTERLAKKAKKVIAIELDPVLVRVLHDRFDKVENIEIIAGDALKVEFPEFNKVVSNLPYSISSEITFKLLRHNFKLGILMYQYEFAARMVSLPNCKDYSRLTVDTCYFADASILMKVPKSAFQPAPEVDSAVIRLVPRPAPFEVKNQAFFMDFVSAVFSQRRKKLKNAILNMNHVLKIPSIKEVIARLPEDIISKRAENLTPEELAQVANQIIDLKKSFFENELNEQ from the coding sequence ATGTACTCTATTTATTACTCGATTTATTCAGGAGGTTTCAGTCTGGTTCGTTCTCTTCTTAAAAAATATAATATAAAAGGAGGCACTTTTGATCAGCATTTTCTGGTCGATGCAGGCTATCTAGACAGAATAGTAGCTGCTGCTGAGCTTGGACCTGAGGATGTAGTTCTTGAAATCGGTGCAGGTATCGGAAACCTGACTGAAAGACTTGCAAAAAAAGCAAAAAAGGTAATTGCAATTGAACTCGACCCTGTCCTTGTCAGAGTTCTCCATGACCGTTTCGATAAAGTCGAAAATATTGAGATTATTGCAGGAGATGCACTGAAAGTCGAGTTCCCGGAATTCAATAAGGTCGTCTCAAACCTTCCTTATTCCATCTCATCTGAGATAACTTTCAAGCTTCTTCGCCATAACTTCAAACTTGGCATTCTCATGTACCAGTATGAGTTTGCAGCCCGGATGGTCTCCTTACCCAATTGTAAGGATTATTCACGTTTAACAGTCGATACCTGCTATTTTGCTGATGCTTCTATATTGATGAAGGTTCCAAAAAGTGCTTTCCAGCCGGCACCGGAAGTTGATTCGGCAGTTATCAGACTCGTTCCCCGCCCTGCGCCTTTCGAAGTCAAAAACCAGGCCTTTTTCATGGATTTTGTATCTGCAGTCTTCAGCCAGCGACGGAAAAAACTGAAAAATGCGATTCTGAACATGAACCATGTACTCAAAATTCCCAGCATCAAAGAGGTTATTGCCCGGCTGCCTGAGGATATAATAAGCAAACGCGCTGAAAACTTGACTCCTGAAGAGCTTGCACAGGTTGCAAATCAAATAATTGATTTAAAAAAGTCATTTTTTGAAAATGAATTAAATGAGCAATAA
- a CDS encoding M48 family metallopeptidase, producing the protein MRKNDRVSACGKTINYEIVYSKKRKRAAILVRPDMRVEFRAPQGLSADTIRGMVEGKAQWIFKKLEWFEANRLPDQKKQYCEGEVYLYLGRECPLRITFVNDIKKPLAFFKNSELTVEISENTSEDQLPFLVKEAVWNFYSKRAEEEVEKLLKIYSKKFGVSTPVFMVKYQKKRWGSCSAKNVLRINFQLMMGPPKQLEYVVVHELCHVKEKNHSARFWKLVRELMPDYEKYRNSLKIDGWKYVL; encoded by the coding sequence ATGAGGAAAAACGATAGGGTCAGTGCCTGTGGCAAGACTATAAATTACGAGATAGTGTACAGCAAAAAGCGAAAGAGAGCAGCTATTTTAGTCCGCCCGGACATGAGAGTCGAGTTTCGAGCACCTCAGGGTCTAAGTGCGGATACTATTCGGGGAATGGTTGAAGGAAAAGCCCAGTGGATATTTAAAAAGCTTGAATGGTTTGAGGCAAACAGACTGCCTGATCAAAAAAAGCAGTATTGTGAAGGGGAAGTTTATCTTTATCTGGGCAGAGAATGTCCTCTGAGAATCACATTCGTGAATGACATTAAAAAACCTCTGGCTTTTTTCAAGAATTCCGAACTCACGGTTGAGATTTCTGAGAATACTTCTGAAGATCAGCTTCCTTTTCTGGTAAAAGAAGCTGTCTGGAACTTTTATAGCAAACGTGCCGAAGAGGAAGTTGAAAAGCTTCTGAAGATTTACTCAAAAAAATTCGGGGTATCCACTCCGGTTTTTATGGTAAAGTACCAGAAAAAGCGCTGGGGAAGCTGTTCTGCAAAGAATGTATTGAGGATAAATTTCCAGCTTATGATGGGCCCGCCGAAGCAGCTTGAGTACGTAGTAGTGCACGAACTCTGCCACGTAAAAGAGAAAAATCATTCTGCAAGGTTCTGGAAACTTGTCCGAGAACTCATGCCTGATTATGAAAAATACAGGAATAGCTTGAAAATAGACGGCTGGAAATATGTACTTTGA
- the tatC gene encoding twin-arginine translocase subunit TatC encodes MDSQHTANGTTAPNGKTSGINSYTSGVPGDVEEPITFHLLELRNRLAIVLIWLFLGIILAFPFSAKGMLLIWKEFISTDIYMTAYSPLEWIFARLKLCLVFALAISIPQLFYQLYRFAGKGLYPHEKRFFLKVIPASFLLFIFGVVIGYFIVLPVMFKYILFYSGDAATAQLSVQDTLSAVTTILAGFGIVFQLPLLVVFAVKMGLIEYQTLKKQRILVYSVIMAVSLFLSPDPTFIAQILVAFLLVVLFEFSLLLIRLF; translated from the coding sequence ATGGACTCACAGCACACAGCCAACGGAACAACAGCTCCTAACGGAAAAACATCGGGAATCAATTCATATACCTCCGGTGTTCCGGGAGATGTCGAAGAACCCATTACGTTCCACCTGTTAGAGCTAAGGAACCGTTTGGCAATTGTTTTAATCTGGCTTTTTCTGGGAATAATTCTTGCTTTCCCATTCTCGGCAAAAGGGATGTTGCTTATCTGGAAGGAATTTATAAGTACTGACATTTACATGACAGCGTACTCGCCCCTTGAATGGATCTTTGCTCGTCTCAAGCTCTGTCTTGTATTCGCCCTTGCGATCTCTATTCCGCAGCTATTCTATCAGCTTTACAGGTTTGCAGGCAAGGGACTTTATCCTCATGAAAAGCGCTTTTTCCTCAAGGTCATACCTGCATCTTTCCTGCTTTTTATCTTCGGGGTCGTTATAGGTTACTTTATCGTCCTGCCTGTAATGTTCAAGTACATTCTATTTTACTCAGGCGATGCGGCTACAGCGCAACTTTCCGTTCAGGATACTCTCTCAGCAGTAACCACAATCCTTGCAGGTTTCGGCATCGTCTTCCAGCTTCCCCTGCTTGTGGTTTTTGCCGTGAAAATGGGACTTATAGAATACCAGACTCTTAAAAAGCAGAGGATACTGGTCTACAGTGTGATTATGGCAGTTTCACTATTCCTTTCGCCTGATCCTACATTCATTGCCCAAATCCTTGTGGCATTTTTACTTGTAGTCCTTTTTGAGTTCAGCCTGTTACTTATCCGACTATTTTGA
- a CDS encoding DUF1269 domain-containing protein: MDEVLYGPMQLLVIVFDNPNFHGQIRRELDSVMNKGMVRLIDLLFIWKDEAGNIKSLETTQLDEEEKMRFGAVVGGLIGYGAGGEEGARGGTEAGLLAAAQENYGITEEDILEITEAIPEGTAAAILIIEHLWAKNLKQAIRDAGGVMVSQGMLTPELLIAVGEELTEAVKFAEKKKKGPQAAAAF; the protein is encoded by the coding sequence ATGGATGAAGTACTGTATGGACCAATGCAGCTCTTAGTTATAGTATTCGACAATCCGAACTTCCACGGCCAGATCCGCCGTGAACTTGACTCAGTCATGAATAAAGGAATGGTCAGGCTTATTGATTTGTTGTTTATATGGAAAGACGAAGCTGGGAATATCAAGTCTCTTGAGACTACACAACTGGATGAAGAAGAAAAAATGCGTTTTGGCGCTGTCGTAGGGGGGCTTATCGGGTATGGAGCTGGCGGTGAAGAAGGAGCTAGGGGAGGCACAGAGGCAGGACTCCTGGCAGCAGCCCAGGAGAATTATGGAATCACTGAAGAAGATATTCTGGAGATAACTGAGGCTATACCTGAAGGTACTGCTGCTGCTATTCTTATTATCGAACACCTATGGGCAAAAAACCTAAAACAGGCAATCAGAGATGCAGGGGGCGTGATGGTCTCCCAGGGTATGCTCACACCCGAGCTGCTCATTGCAGTTGGGGAAGAACTGACAGAAGCTGTTAAATTTGCAGAGAAAAAGAAAAAAGGGCCTCAAGCAGCAGCTGCATTCTGA
- a CDS encoding RNA polymerase Rpb4 family protein produces MIVKEVLSEDLLTLAEVRELLTRIAEERREKGLEVGYGFRKALRHAEQFSKISGEKSRELVNRLLELEKMKPSIAIRIADILPQSRDEIRSIYAKEKYTLSNEELDQILDYVLETIE; encoded by the coding sequence ATGATAGTTAAGGAAGTCCTCAGTGAAGATTTATTGACCTTGGCCGAAGTCAGAGAACTACTTACCAGGATCGCCGAAGAGCGCAGAGAGAAGGGACTTGAAGTCGGATATGGATTTAGAAAAGCTCTTCGCCATGCTGAACAATTCTCAAAGATCAGTGGAGAAAAATCAAGAGAACTGGTTAACAGGCTGTTAGAACTCGAAAAAATGAAGCCTTCAATTGCGATCAGGATCGCAGATATTCTGCCTCAATCCAGGGATGAAATCCGATCAATCTACGCTAAAGAAAAATATACCCTGAGCAATGAAGAACTTGATCAAATTCTCGATTACGTGTTGGAAACGATTGAATAA
- a CDS encoding 50S ribosomal protein L21e, with protein MTNSHGEKRCTRYKLQKTVRERGISPVSKAIQEFEEGQMVHIDIDPSIQKGMPNPKFQGSTGKILGQRGRSYILEVRSGNAMKEVISLPQHLKPQKY; from the coding sequence ATGACAAACTCCCACGGCGAAAAACGCTGCACAAGGTACAAATTACAGAAGACAGTTCGTGAAAGAGGGATTTCCCCTGTAAGCAAGGCAATTCAGGAATTCGAAGAAGGGCAAATGGTCCATATTGACATTGACCCAAGCATTCAGAAAGGCATGCCTAATCCAAAATTCCAGGGTTCTACCGGAAAGATTCTCGGACAGCGCGGTCGTTCGTACATTCTTGAAGTCCGCAGCGGAAATGCGATGAAGGAAGTTATCTCTCTCCCTCAGCACCTTAAACCGCAGAAGTATTAA
- a CDS encoding type II toxin-antitoxin system RelE family toxin produces the protein MTYKVALHPSVCKNLKNLYRLDRPGYDYVKHRLRLLAYRPEMGIPLEAEFEDKWRIHIGPFVLVYTFDRDTNILTMLVFEHYTRAYNMHTAYA, from the coding sequence ATGACATACAAAGTAGCCCTTCATCCCTCAGTCTGCAAAAACCTTAAAAATTTGTATAGACTTGACAGGCCAGGTTATGATTACGTGAAACACCGCCTCCGACTTCTGGCTTACAGGCCGGAAATGGGCATTCCCCTTGAAGCCGAGTTTGAAGATAAATGGAGAATTCATATCGGACCCTTCGTGCTGGTCTATACTTTTGACCGTGATACAAATATCCTTACCATGTTAGTTTTTGAGCATTACACGCGGGCATATAACATGCATACTGCTTATGCGTGA
- a CDS encoding DUF655 domain-containing protein — protein MRVDKSQSGRSYAGRSAAEKPSYGGRRPTGKPQFERRSERAPRSSRKSLESSQEREEYAWVLDYLPYGKSVDGTSAYQKKPLVQAVGDKKFTLMELVPKNGVVPQIQSRVYIGSGDRDEIDHVKQRIGHLDLTTGANLELPFILEACVRYQEAHFVKFFNDAHSITTRLHMLDLLPGIGKKLMWSIIDERKKGDFKSFQDIRERIPSLHDPAKVLAHRIEEELKDDFIKYRLFTAPPRRQ, from the coding sequence ATGAGAGTAGATAAGTCGCAATCAGGTAGATCGTACGCTGGCAGATCAGCTGCTGAAAAACCTTCTTATGGCGGCAGGCGTCCGACAGGCAAACCGCAATTCGAGAGACGATCAGAAAGAGCTCCGCGCTCATCCAGAAAGTCCTTGGAAAGCTCACAGGAGAGAGAAGAGTATGCATGGGTTCTTGACTATCTTCCATATGGAAAATCAGTTGACGGCACTTCTGCATACCAGAAAAAACCTCTTGTCCAGGCTGTGGGAGATAAAAAATTCACTCTTATGGAGCTTGTTCCCAAAAACGGTGTGGTTCCTCAGATTCAGTCAAGAGTTTATATAGGATCGGGAGACCGGGATGAAATCGACCACGTAAAGCAGAGAATCGGACACCTGGATCTTACGACAGGAGCGAATCTCGAACTGCCTTTTATCCTTGAGGCTTGTGTGAGGTATCAGGAAGCACATTTTGTAAAGTTTTTCAACGATGCGCATTCCATAACTACCCGCCTGCACATGCTTGACCTCCTTCCCGGGATAGGAAAAAAACTCATGTGGTCTATAATCGATGAGCGCAAAAAAGGAGACTTCAAGAGTTTTCAGGATATCCGGGAAAGAATTCCAAGCCTGCATGACCCGGCTAAAGTCCTTGCCCACAGGATTGAAGAGGAACTCAAGGATGATTTCATCAAGTACAGACTGTTCACAGCTCCACCGCGCCGACAGTAA